One Mycobacteroides salmoniphilum DNA segment encodes these proteins:
- the nrdR gene encoding transcriptional regulator NrdR, with the protein MHCPFCRHPDSRVVDSREADEGQAIRRRRSCPECGRRFTTVETAVLAVVKRSGVTEPFSRDKVIKGVRRACQGRDVDDDALNLLAQQVEDAVRAAGSPEIPSNEVGLAILGPLRDLDEVAYLRFASVYRGFSSADDFEREIAALRAHRDAPTGS; encoded by the coding sequence ATGCACTGTCCGTTCTGCCGTCATCCAGACTCGCGTGTTGTCGATTCCCGTGAAGCGGATGAGGGTCAGGCAATACGTCGACGGCGATCGTGCCCGGAGTGCGGCCGTCGTTTCACCACCGTCGAGACCGCGGTGCTGGCCGTTGTGAAGCGCAGCGGTGTCACCGAGCCGTTCAGTCGCGACAAGGTCATCAAGGGCGTGCGCCGGGCCTGTCAGGGCCGCGATGTCGACGATGATGCGCTGAATCTGCTTGCCCAGCAGGTCGAAGATGCCGTCCGAGCCGCCGGGTCCCCGGAGATTCCCAGTAACGAGGTGGGCCTGGCCATCCTCGGCCCGCTACGCGATCTGGACGAGGTCGCATATCTGCGCTTCGCCTCGGTGTATCGCGGATTCAGTTCCGCCGATGACTTCGAACGTGAGATCGCCGCATTGCGCGCGCACCGGGACGCACCGACAGGATCCTGA
- a CDS encoding LysM peptidoglycan-binding domain-containing protein produces MSTNVLTTPRTRAAEYASRDGAPQARAYSAEYPLTQRRALPVRTVAYRRPAGRPAAYRGTGIRVSTVPHRAHGRRPVSLKATIVVSVGAAVATMWLLMLGQVSAAGVGGVGVPERVAVVQVAPGETLADVASRVAPDAPRSAVVSKIRELNELGSATVQAGQTLVSPVG; encoded by the coding sequence ATGAGCACAAACGTTCTCACCACACCGCGTACTCGCGCTGCCGAGTACGCGTCACGCGATGGCGCCCCGCAGGCACGTGCCTACAGCGCGGAGTATCCGCTGACTCAGCGTCGGGCGCTGCCGGTGCGCACCGTCGCCTATCGCCGGCCCGCCGGCCGGCCGGCGGCGTACCGGGGCACCGGGATCCGGGTCTCGACAGTGCCGCATCGGGCGCATGGTCGTCGCCCGGTGAGTCTCAAGGCGACGATTGTTGTCTCGGTGGGTGCTGCGGTGGCGACGATGTGGCTGCTGATGCTCGGCCAGGTCAGTGCGGCCGGGGTCGGGGGAGTTGGTGTGCCGGAGCGCGTGGCGGTCGTCCAGGTGGCTCCCGGAGAGACCCTGGCCGACGTGGCCTCGCGTGTCGCGCCGGATGCCCCGCGCTCGGCGGTGGTGTCCAAGATCCGTGAACTCAATGAACTCGGCTCGGCGACAGTACAAGCCGGTCAGACGCTGGTTTCTCCGGTCGGCTGA